The Bubalus bubalis isolate 160015118507 breed Murrah chromosome 16, NDDB_SH_1, whole genome shotgun sequence genome window below encodes:
- the LOC102401960 gene encoding olfactory receptor 52I2-like, whose product MLGSPYNHTMEVPATFILVGIPGLQSSHLWLAISLSIMYTTALLGNTFIVTVIWMDSTLQEPMYCFLCVLAAVDMLMASSVVPKMVSIFSSGDNSISFNACFTQMYFVHAATAMETGLLLAMAFDRYVAICKPLHYKRILTPRVMLEMTVTITIRAIISMTPLSWMVSHLPFCGSNVVLHSYCEHIAVAKLACADPRPSSLYSLIVSSIIVGSDVVFIAASYILILQAVFSLSSKNAQLKALSTCGSHVGVMALFYLPGMASVYVAWLGEDIIPLSTQVLLADLYLIIPSILNPIIYGLRTKQIRNRTWSLLIHCLFNHSDLGS is encoded by the coding sequence ATGCTGGGGTCACCCTACAACCATACAATGGAAGTCCCTGCCACCTTCATCCTGGTGGGTATCCCAGGTTTGCAGTCTTCACATCTTTGGCTGGCTATCTCACTGAGCATCATGTATACCACAGCCCTGTTAGGAAACACCTTCATAGTGACTGTCATCTGGATGGATTCCACTCTACAGGAGCCCATGTACTGCTTCCTGTGTGTTCTGGCTGCTGTAGACATGCTTATGGCCTCCTCAGTGGTGCCCAAGATGGTGAGCATCTTCTCCTCAGGAGACAACTCCATCAGCTTTAATGCTTGTTTCACTCAGATGTATTTTGTCCATGCAGCCACAGCTATGGAGACGGGACTGCTGCTGGCCATGGCttttgaccgctatgtggccatctgtaagccCCTACACTATAAGAGAATCCTCACACCTCGAGTGATGCTGGAAATGACTGTGACCATCACCATCAGAGCTATTATATCAATGACTCCACTGAGCTGGATGGTGAGTCATCTGCCCTTCTGTGGCTCCAACGTGGTTCTCCATTCCTACTGTGAGCACATAGCTGTGGCCAAGTTGGCTTGTGCCGACCCCAGGCCCAGTAGTCTTTATAGCCTGATTGTTTCCTCCATTATTGTGGGTTCTGATGTGGTGTTTATTGCTGCCTCCTATAtcctgattctccaggcagtattCAGTCTCTCCTCAAAGAATGCTCAGTTGAAAGCATTAAGCACATGTGGTTCCCATGTGGGGGTTATGGCTCTGTTCTACCTGCCTGGGATGGCATCAGTCTATGTGGCCTGGCTAGGGGAGGACATAATACCTTTGAGCACCCAAGTGCTGTTAGCTGACTTGTATCTGATTATCCCATCAATCTTGAATCCCATCATCTATGGCTTGAGGACCAAGCAAATACGGAATCGAACTTGGAGCTTGCTGATTCACTGCCTCTTTAACCACTCCGACTTGGGTTCATGA